One stretch of Pongo abelii isolate AG06213 chromosome Y, NHGRI_mPonAbe1-v2.0_pri, whole genome shotgun sequence DNA includes these proteins:
- the LOC129053504 gene encoding active breakpoint cluster region-related protein-like — protein MGYEKNALDFFGSTYISVLTLKRLDVDGNGHPVLEDPEIFARMVGPSEQEELEFVCLNVFILTVGPLFFRSAGVSWRSNPYPVYWTVLVEVSESSRKLRHVFLFTDVLLCAKLKKTSAGKHQQYDCKWYIPLADLVFPSPEESEAGPQVHPFPDHELQDMKMKISALKSEIQKEKANKGQSRAIERLKKKMFENEFLLLLNSPTIPFRIHNRNGKSYLFLLSLDYERSEWREAIQKLQKKDLQAFVLSSVELQVLTGSCFKLRTVHNIPVTSNKDDDESPELYGFLHVIVHSAKGFKQSASKCPGQDEVGWAIVDSALLCSAQDGALPARL, from the exons ATGGGCTATGAGAAGAATGCACTTGACTTTTTTGGCAGCACATACATTTCAGTGCTCACACTTAAGAGACTCGATGTGGATGGTAATGGCCATCCAGTGCTTGAGGATCCAGAAATTTTTGCCAGAATGGTGGGCCCATCAGAGCAAGAAGAACTGGAATTTGTGTGCTTAAACG ttttcattcTAACAGTCGGGCCCCTCTTCTTCAGGTCTGCTGGAGTATCCTGGAGGTCCAATCCCTACCCTGTTtactgg actgtccTGGTGGAAGTGTCGGAGAGCTCCCGGAAGCTGCGGCATGTCTTCCTCTTTACCGAtgtcctactgtgtgccaagctgAAGAAGACCTCTGCAGG GAAGCACCAGCAGTATGACTGTAAGTGGTACATCCCCCTGGCCGACCTGGTGTTTCCATCCCCCGAGGAGTCTGAGGCCGGCCCCCAGGTGCACCCCTTCCCAGACCATGAGCTACAGGACATGAAGATGAAGATCTCCGCCCTCAAGAGTGAAATCCAGAAGGAG AAAGCCAACAAAGGTCAGAGCCGGGCCATCGAGCGCTTGAAGAAGAAGATGTTTGAGAATGAGTTCCTGCTGCTGCTCAACTCCCCCACAATCCCGTTCAGGATCCACAATCGGAATGGAAAG AGTTACCTGTTCCTCCTGTCCTTGGACTATGAGAGGTCAGAGTGGAGAGAAGCAATTCAGAAACTACAGAAGAAGG ATCTCCAGGCCTTTGTCCTGAGCTCAGTGGAGCTCCAGGTGCTCACAGGATCCTGTTTCAAGCTTAGGACTGTACACAACATTCCTGTCACCAGCAATAAAGACG ACGACGAGTCTCCAGAACTCTATGGCTTCCTTCATGTCATCGTCCACTCTGCCAAGGGATTTAAGCAATCAGCCAGTAAGTGCCCTGGCCAGGACGAGGTGGGGTGGGCCATTGTGGATTCTGCACTGCTCTGCTCTGCCCAGGATGGGGCCCTGCCAGCACGCCTTTAG